The following coding sequences lie in one Bacillota bacterium genomic window:
- the cas2 gene encoding CRISPR-associated endonuclease Cas2, giving the protein MYVILVYDVNVSRVGKVLKTARRYLTWVQNSVLEGELTEATFRALRSDLARVIDTKEDSVLFYILGNEKYTRRELMGIQKGGESWFF; this is encoded by the coding sequence ATGTACGTTATTCTCGTCTACGACGTTAACGTATCCCGCGTGGGCAAGGTACTGAAAACCGCCCGCCGGTATCTTACCTGGGTGCAGAACTCGGTGCTCGAAGGCGAACTTACCGAAGCCACCTTTCGCGCCCTGCGAAGCGACCTTGCCCGAGTTATCGACACAAAGGAGGATTCCGTGCTTTTTTATATTTTGGGAAACGAAAAGTACACCAGAAGAGAACTTATGGGCATCCAGAAGGGCGGTGAAAGCTGGTTCTTCTGA
- the cas1b gene encoding type I-B CRISPR-associated endonuclease Cas1 — protein MQKTLYLFASGRLRRKDNTICVESDEGTKYFPVVSLRDIFVFGEVDLNKKLLEFMEENEIILHFFGYYGNYVGSFYPREHYNSGYVILRQAEHYLDPARRLELARKFVDGALANILQVLRYYQNRGKELAPYVESITRLAEESLPACGSVEELMAVEGNARGYYYESFNTILEGLPFTITGRSKRPPADPLNALISFGNSLVYAKVLTEIYKTHLDPRIGYLHATNFRRFTLNLDVAEIFKPILADRVLFNLVGKKMVGLEDFERRGGAYLLKERGRRLYVQELEEKLQTTFHHRRLRRNVSYQTLLRLELYKVEKHLMGEQPYEPFVSRW, from the coding sequence TTGCAGAAAACGTTATATCTTTTCGCGAGCGGCCGGCTCCGGCGCAAAGACAATACTATCTGCGTAGAGAGCGACGAGGGAACAAAGTACTTTCCGGTCGTGAGTCTGCGGGATATCTTCGTTTTTGGCGAAGTTGACCTGAACAAGAAGCTGCTCGAGTTTATGGAGGAGAACGAGATTATTCTCCACTTTTTCGGCTACTACGGCAACTACGTGGGAAGCTTCTACCCGCGGGAGCATTACAACTCCGGGTACGTAATTCTGCGGCAGGCGGAGCACTACCTGGACCCCGCGCGCCGCCTGGAGCTGGCCCGGAAGTTCGTGGACGGCGCGCTGGCCAACATCTTGCAAGTTTTGCGCTATTACCAGAACCGGGGCAAAGAACTGGCCCCCTATGTCGAGTCGATTACCCGCCTTGCAGAGGAAAGCCTACCCGCCTGCGGCAGCGTGGAAGAGCTGATGGCCGTTGAGGGGAACGCCCGTGGCTACTATTACGAGAGCTTTAACACCATCCTGGAGGGATTGCCTTTTACCATTACCGGGCGGAGCAAGCGCCCTCCTGCCGACCCCTTAAATGCTCTTATAAGCTTTGGCAACTCCCTGGTCTACGCCAAGGTCCTGACAGAAATCTACAAAACACATCTCGACCCCCGGATCGGCTACCTGCACGCCACCAATTTCCGGCGGTTCACCCTCAACCTTGACGTGGCGGAAATCTTTAAACCCATCCTCGCCGACCGCGTGCTTTTTAACCTCGTGGGGAAGAAAATGGTGGGGCTTGAGGACTTCGAACGCCGTGGCGGCGCCTATCTCCTGAAAGAACGGGGCCGGCGCCTCTACGTTCAAGAGCTGGAAGAAAAGCTTCAGACCACCTTCCACCATCGGCGTCTCAGACGCAACGTAAGCTACCAGACCCTCCTGCGCCTGGAGCTTTATAAGGTGGAAAAGCACCTTATGGGCGAACAACCCTATGAACCCTTCGTCAGTCGGTGGTAG
- the cas4 gene encoding CRISPR-associated protein Cas4, with protein MAGRPVHVPPVVGSLVNAYVICRRKAWLMYRQISPDEDNVFLHMGRLIQGQSYGRERKEVRLEHLSLDLIRRDDENLIVAEVKKSSRARAAARMQLAFYLYELREMGIEAKGELLFPEERRRERMVLDESLAQQVEHLKESVLMLVLQEQAPPPERTSFCNKCAYTEFCWA; from the coding sequence ATGGCAGGTCGGCCCGTCCATGTGCCCCCGGTTGTGGGGAGTTTAGTCAACGCCTATGTGATATGCCGTAGGAAGGCCTGGCTCATGTACAGGCAGATATCCCCGGATGAAGACAACGTGTTTTTACATATGGGGCGGCTTATCCAGGGCCAGAGCTATGGCCGCGAGCGCAAAGAAGTGCGCCTGGAACATTTGAGCCTTGACCTTATCCGGAGGGACGATGAGAACCTGATAGTGGCGGAAGTCAAAAAGTCGTCCCGGGCCCGGGCGGCTGCGCGGATGCAGCTTGCCTTTTATCTCTACGAACTGCGGGAGATGGGGATCGAGGCCAAGGGCGAATTGCTCTTTCCCGAAGAGCGACGGCGGGAGCGGATGGTCCTGGACGAAAGCCTGGCGCAGCAGGTGGAACACCTGAAAGAGAGCGTCCTGATGCTGGTTTTGCAGGAACAAGCTCCGCCGCCAGAAAGGACTTCTTTTTGCAATAAGTGCGCCTATACTGAATTTTGCTGGGCATAA